In Doryrhamphus excisus isolate RoL2022-K1 chromosome 21, RoL_Dexc_1.0, whole genome shotgun sequence, a single genomic region encodes these proteins:
- the shha gene encoding sonic hedgehog protein has protein sequence MLLWTRIVLLAVISSSLLVSPGMGCGPGRGYGRRRHPKKLTPLAYKQFIPNVAEKTLGASGRYEGKITRNSERFKELTPNYNTDIIFKDEENTGADRLMTQRCKDKLNSLAISVMNQWPGVKLRVTEGWDEDGHHFEESLHYEGRAVDITTSDRDKSKYGTLSRLAVEAGFDWVYYESKAHIHCSVKAENSVAAKSGGCFPGSSSVTLQDGSTKAVKDLQRGDKVLAADGDGNLVFTDFITFIDRDSATKRIFYVIETDSGHRITLTAAHLLFVSLNSTARGRAEAVFASQVRPGHRVLVPDGARLRAVAVSRVSTEERVGSFAPVTVEGTVVVDRVLASCYAVVQDHQLAHWALAPLRLAHWASSLLWGAQRRPGAQEDGVHWYSKVLYHLGTWLLDPHALHPLGVASSSSS, from the exons ATGCTGCTGTGGACCAGAATAGTACTGCTGGCTGTCATCTCCTCGTCCTTGCTGGTGTCCCCCGGGATGGGATGCGGGCCGGGCCGGGGCTACGGCAGGAGGAGGCACCCCAAGAAGCTGACACCGCTCGCCTACAAGCAGTTCATCCCCAACGTGGCCGAGAAGACCCTGGGGGCCAGCGGCAGGTACGAGGGCAAGATCACTCGCAACTCGGAGCGCTTTAAAGAGCTCACCCCCAACTACAACACAGACATCATCTTCAAGGATGAGGAGAACACCGGCGCCGACAGGCTCATGACTCAG CGGTGCAAAGACAAGCTGAACTCCTTGGCCATCTCAGTGATGAACCAGTGGCCCGGGGTCAAGCTGCGTGTCACCGAGGGCTGGGATGAGGACGGCCACCACTTTGAGGAGTCCCTCCACTACGAGGGCCGGGCGGTGGACATCACCACCTCGGACCGGGACAAGAGCAAGTACGGGACCTTGTCCAGGCTGGCGGTGGAGGCCGGCTTCGACTGGGTCTACTACGAGTCCAAAGCCCACATCCACTGCTCGGTCAAAGCAG AAAACTCGGTGGCAGCCAAGTCCGGGGGCTGCTTCCCGGGGTCCTCCTCCGTCACACTGCAGGACGGCTCCACCAAGGCGGTCAAGGACCTCCAACGGGGGGACAAGGTCCTGGCGGCGGACGGCGACGGGAACCTGGTCTTCACAGACTTCATCACGTTCATCGACAGGGACTCCGCCACCAAGAGGATCTTCTACGTGATAGAGACCGACAGCGGCCACAGGATCACGCTGACCGCGGCGCACCTGCTCTTCGTCAGCCTCAACTCCACCGCCAGGGGGCGCGCCGAGGCCGTCTTCGCCAGCCAAGTGAGGCCGGGCCACAGGGTGCTGGTCCCGGACGGCGCGCGCCTGCGGGCCGTGGCGGTGTCCCGCGTCTCCACGGAGGAGCGGGTGGGCTCCTTCGCGCCGGTGACCGTGGAGGGGACCGTGGTGGTGGACCGGGTCCTGGCGTCGTGCTACGCCGTGGTGCAGGACCACCAGCTGGCGCACTGGGCCCTGGCGCCGCTGCGGCTCGCCCACTGGGCGTCGTCGCTGCTGTGGGGCGCTCAGAGGCGGCCCGGCGCGCAGGAGGACGGCGTGCACTGGTACTCGAAGGTGCTCTACCACTTAGGAACGTGGCTTTTGGACCCCCACGCCCTCCATCCTCTCGGGGTGGCGTCGTCTTCCTCCAGCTga